Genomic segment of Nostoc sp. TCL240-02:
AAGCTAGCAACAGAAGAACTCGACTTTCTCAAACAACTTAAAACTCAGAAGTTATCCAACACTCCGATTGTTTTAGCAGCTACCTCAGAACCAAAGCAGCCAGCAAGGGAAGGTCTTTTTTCTGGTTTTAGTGCTGGGTTATTTACCTACGCCTTGACGCAGTATTTGTGGGAATTCACGCCAGCCACCAAAATTCAAGTCGCCCTTTCCCACGTGGAAAATTCTCTATATAAATTAGGTAGTAAACAGCAACCAACGTTATTAAGTAGTCAGAAAAATCCAGATATAACGTCTCTACTGCCAGACGGTATCATTGGTGCAGAAGGCGCGGTGAGTGATATTGAAGAAGACGGTAAAACCGTGCATCTGTGGTTAGCAGGATTACCCCCACAAGTGCTGCTATACTACGGAGTGAATTCTAGATTTACACTACAGACAAAAGAGCAATTAGTATTGCGATCACGCACTGGATTAACAGCAAAAGCGCAAATTTCCAAAATTGAAGGTGCAAATCCCCTACAAATCGGGCAACTCGTCCAAGAAGCAGTCCGAGTTTTACCCCGAAATATTAATTTAACAATAGCTTTCGATACTGGATTGGAAAGAATTGAGCGGGTAGACGCTACAAGTGCCTTTGCTGGATTTTCCCATGTATCTACCGTAGTTGCAGGAGAGAAACCAGCTGATTATGTATTTGCCAAGCTACAGGAAACTCCGAGTCGTTATGGTCTATTTTCTCTTGGGGGCGAGCTAATTCCCAATACCAAGGGGGAAGTAGGAGAAGCAATAAAATTAACAGTGCAAAGGTTAGCGCCAAAATTATCAACCTTGCTAGCAGCCAAGTTATGGCGACTTACAGAAAATGGAGGTTCTTCTCGCTTGGCTCTCAAGGCAACCTTAGAAATAATTAATAATATATCGCCTCGCGTCATCATGCAGCGCGAAACAGTGCGAACTTTCAAAACTGAAACTTCGATTAAAAAATCAGTACAGACGCGATTAATCGCGTCTCTCCCCACTCCCATTGTGCCTATCGGTAGTCGAATGCAATATCGAGTGGAAAACCAGAGCGATCGCCCAGTATATTTAATCTTGCTGGGATTAAACAATAATCATACAGCAGTTGCCTTCTACTCTTGGAAAACTCCCCAAGAACCAAATACTACCGACATCAAGCCTATCCTCCAAGAAGTCGTCATCGCCCCAGGTGAAAGCCTCACCCTACCCCAAACTAATGCTGCTTCCCAATGGGTGATTTCAGGGCCAGCTTCTGAGTGCGAACAACAACTTATTTTTAGTCCTGTCCCCTTTAGCGAAACTCTAGCCGCCTTGAGTACTGCTAAGTATTCCACAGTCGAACAACGGACGATCGGACCATTGTTGAATCCCTTAGACGTTGCACAAGCCTTGCTGCAAGACTTGCATAACGCCAGCGCCCTCAAAACTGAGATGAACAGCACAGCAACCGACTCATATATCTGGGATGTGAATAATTGGGCAAGTCTTAGCTTTAGTTTTCAAGTTGTGTGACTTGGAAAATTTTTTATCGAAACAGAATTGATTCTGAATTCTAACCGAAAAAGCGGATAGTACAGCGTAAAGCCTTCTCGACAAGAGGCTTTACCAACTGTAGAGCAACTCTTACGAGCGTCTTTATTCTGGCTCTTGTTAGCAAAGTGGGGCGTAGCCCATTCTGACTTCTGAATTCTTTTTAAAACCAGCATAAGCTAAAAGTTTTTATGACTTTAGTTATACTCCTATTGATTACGCTGAGTGTTAAAACTGAGTGTTTCACTCATAAAATATCTCAACTGAATTCAGTCGCCAGCAGGATGAGACTTAGCACAATATTTTTTACACTAAAATTTATAAACAACCTGGAAACAACAGAGTATGCCTCTTCATAAACTTGAACATTTTGATCCAAACTATCGAGAAACTTTTGGTGGAGACGACGTTAAATCACTGGTTCTTTATACTGAGGGAGGAGACAGAGTTGGCTCAGTCGCTGATGTTTTAGTTGATGATGATGGTCATTTCCGATATTTAGTTATTGACACAAGTGGAGATTTTTCTGGTAAAAAAATCTTACTACCAATTGGTCTTTCCCGGATTGATTATCCTGCAAAACGTGTCTATGTTGATGGGTTAAGCAAACAACAAGTAGAAGGTTTAGTTGAGTACAAAGAAGACACAATCTTTGATCACAATTACGAAGAAAAGGTACGTAGTGGATTTCGTTCTTCAACTAGCGGTGTAACTTACGATCGCAATACATATAATTACCAGACAGAACCAGCTTTATACGGACTGAATGAGCAATCTCATCAAACTTTCAAACTCTATGAAGAACGGTTGATTGCAAATAAACAGCGCATCAAAACCGGAGAAGTAACAGTTGGTAAACACATTGAAACAGATACTGCAAGTGTTACAGTACCTATTCAAAAAGAACGAGTTGTAATTGAGCGAGTTGTGCCAACAGAAGCAGGAAGCGTTATAGATACCAATGAACTTAAGTTTCAAGAAGGTGAAGTTGCACGCATAGAAGTGTACGAAGAAACGCCTGACATACGTAAAGAAGCCTTTGTGCGTGAAGAAGTGCGAGTCAAGAAAGTCGTAGAAAGGGATATAGTGGAAGCACAAGACACTATTCGTCGAGAAGAGTTAGATGTTGATACTGCGGGTAACTTACATGTGAATGAACATGGCAGTACTACAGATGGTGCTATTTAAGGGGATTGAATTTTTTAAAAGTTGTAGAGACGCGGGATATTAGTGTAGCGGAGCATACCCCTATGGGGACGCAAACTACGCGGTAGTGTTTTGTAGAGAAGCCCAGGTCAATTGTATTCTCTACACTATTTTAATTACAACCAAAATTCCTAACTTCTTAAATCTGTTTTGTGAAAATTTGTGGTGTTTATATCCCCAACTTTTTTAAAAAGTTGGGGATATAACTTTTAAATTATTATTCAATTAGGGCTGCTTTTATCTACCATCAAGAAAAAGTAACTATAACTTTTGGTTATTTAACTATTGAA
This window contains:
- a CDS encoding DUF2382 domain-containing protein, producing the protein MPLHKLEHFDPNYRETFGGDDVKSLVLYTEGGDRVGSVADVLVDDDGHFRYLVIDTSGDFSGKKILLPIGLSRIDYPAKRVYVDGLSKQQVEGLVEYKEDTIFDHNYEEKVRSGFRSSTSGVTYDRNTYNYQTEPALYGLNEQSHQTFKLYEERLIANKQRIKTGEVTVGKHIETDTASVTVPIQKERVVIERVVPTEAGSVIDTNELKFQEGEVARIEVYEETPDIRKEAFVREEVRVKKVVERDIVEAQDTIRREELDVDTAGNLHVNEHGSTTDGAI
- a CDS encoding caspase family protein codes for the protein MKRRTFLHKIGSILAVLGVTEAEWLTLGNRYYQALAQPNSRKLALLIGINQYSKIPNLSGCLTDVELQRELLINRFGFQGSDILTLTEEQASREFIEAAFLDHLGKQAKPGDIVFFHFSGYGTRVKLEKSPDTMQNALVTANVALDLQDDKIVNHILEETLLLLLRSLPTDRVTAVLDTSYDASNTVIGLKTRALQESATKLATEELDFLKQLKTQKLSNTPIVLAATSEPKQPAREGLFSGFSAGLFTYALTQYLWEFTPATKIQVALSHVENSLYKLGSKQQPTLLSSQKNPDITSLLPDGIIGAEGAVSDIEEDGKTVHLWLAGLPPQVLLYYGVNSRFTLQTKEQLVLRSRTGLTAKAQISKIEGANPLQIGQLVQEAVRVLPRNINLTIAFDTGLERIERVDATSAFAGFSHVSTVVAGEKPADYVFAKLQETPSRYGLFSLGGELIPNTKGEVGEAIKLTVQRLAPKLSTLLAAKLWRLTENGGSSRLALKATLEIINNISPRVIMQRETVRTFKTETSIKKSVQTRLIASLPTPIVPIGSRMQYRVENQSDRPVYLILLGLNNNHTAVAFYSWKTPQEPNTTDIKPILQEVVIAPGESLTLPQTNAASQWVISGPASECEQQLIFSPVPFSETLAALSTAKYSTVEQRTIGPLLNPLDVAQALLQDLHNASALKTEMNSTATDSYIWDVNNWASLSFSFQVV